The Brassica napus cultivar Da-Ae chromosome C7, Da-Ae, whole genome shotgun sequence genomic interval accctactctgggttacagcccgagcatcctatggaccatcaggagaggttcgaggatcttatcgctgctattcgtatggatggattccccgaggactacctattgtgcaagctcttcaagtattctCTGGCTGGAGAAGtgatgcactggcttaagcagctacccacaggttctctaacatcctgggccgacattaagaatgctttcttgcgaaacttcttcgatgaggcatgcgctgaagacttgaggagcaaaattgctacattcgcgcaggagactggagagtctttcaaagatgcgtggatcagattcaagttcttccagcgagactgtccacaccacggattcaacgaagtgcaactgctgagcactttcttcagaggtatcgccttgaggtatcagatggctcGTGATACATCTAGCGAGGAAAATTTTaacaccaggaatccggtggaggctgtgagactgatagaaaatctagcaaacagcagcagcaccaagaacactgactttgagaggaagaagtctgttGCATCCCTAGGAAAGGAGCATATGGACGAAGttagagcaaagttagatgtagttcatgagcttcttaggaagcaggtctgctcagctgaaggagaagaagctgtagacatggaaggagaagaagatgtgaactacattggaggtactggatttcagaggtctggaaaccagggtggaaacagaaacttctttggcaATGATCAgaggagtaaccagagttcacagttccagaaacctttcagcaacaacagcagaggctatggaaactcattctaccaaaatccaccacagactcaggaaagcaagattgaagcgatgcttgacagagttctggaaggacagcaacaactcactgtggatttcaatgggaagatagattccgGCTACAATAGTCTGAACACAagaattgagaccttagggactcaggtgaggaagcttgaaatgcaagtggtTCAGACTGAAGACACtttaaagaggcaagaagccttggctagagaggcagcagttgagaaagcaaaacaccacgtaaatgccatcatagatgatgatttcttgcaagtggtgaagcatgagaagcttggagaaggagacttcgatgttgaaagctccatgagtttcagcggatcacattggtgtcgaccgatgttaaTAGATACACATCgctcgacagaccatgacgaagatcgatcgacagattactctaaacatcgatcgacgtcatctgctgaatcgactgcggagtgtagtgcagttcgaatcatgactcatgaggaattcgcagaaaaacatcctcacccaccctcctctttctacgtcaaaatcgatcgacagcatgAGCCAGCAGTCGACCGACAGAGAGAGACCGATATCGATCGACCCccctcacctcccatcgatcgatgggaacCTCTCACCTACCGAGTGCAGTTATCATCTATTGATAATGAccgaatcaacgcactcagaccaccacctaaacctttagcaaacccaccagaacctacaaccaacccttcagacactacactagcgcctatgcaagttgatgaggcaactgaaggaagaaggttaaggaaaaggaaggagaagattcctaagaaccttaagagggaagctaatgagaaggagatggatagtttcactaagagagtcctcaaaatcccagtggagaaaccttttgatgaagtttatttcacacaccggttgtggatgttcttcaaaGAGACTAAGGAGACTGAGGAGAACATTAGGAGAAGGTTTCATCATGTCAGggaaaggatgaaactaaggatcacattgaagaagaagagtgatcctgggaagtttgcaataccatgtgtggtgaagggtattgaatttccccatgcacattgtgacacaggagcatcagtcagcatactacctaaggttatggcagactagctgggtctgaaaatagagccctcatcagaatctttcaccttcgtAGACCTTTCAGAAAGAAGCTCAGTAGGCATCATAAGAGcttgaggtacagattggtaatgcccttgtcccagtagattttcatgtcctggacatcaagcttaactagaactcttcacttctaCTTGGAAGAGATTTCCTGGCTACAgaaggagctgtatgtgacatgaacaccaacagattGTGTCTGACACTGATAGATCCAGACGTCCACTATGACCCAGTTTGAGTTGTGAGACAACAGGTCAACctcgtggagcttggaaatggtcttggctacattgcagcatgccattgtggagcagagtacgaaatagagtactcagaatcgatcgacactcacactgcatcatcgatcgattccaatgagtcaccgaCGACCGATGAACACTATCCCACGTCGCTCGACGGGAAGCATCCGGTTGACCACTTCACGTTACCAGATCAGTGTTATCCAAACTTTTCCTTTCAATAACCCAACAAAAGAGGACGTGATgactattccataggcagttgggcagacagtggattccatgaaagttttgcagtagagactgtaattccttcatccaatgaggatcctactgaggagtatgatgaggattactggaaggaaAGAGCTATAGAGATTGCTATGCATGATGATAGATATTCAAGCCATTCCTGCAACAACACgtctccaccatcgatcgacagagtctactcagcatcggtcgatacccaccctcatccagcaaaacgatcttatgcatcgatcgataccacacctggtacatcgatcgatattaaagccGTCGCCTTAAAAAAGGAGAAAGGGAATATTCCAATCCCAAGTAGGTTTACCAACacctatataaggagttttgcacCCCATATAACTTATCACGACACcgaagcagaaaagatgaatgctcTCACTAACCAATCAGAAGGAACATCAAGGAAGAGCATTCgatccaaaaaccctaattcagcagacaaacgtctaccatcgatcgatactccaatatcaacatcgatcgaatCTCATTATAAAcctaaactttctttatttactaagaagaatatgagtattgattacggttttctaactcctgatgaatttggtattttcagggacccagatggccatgcaagagcaatggatggaaggattctacaagtatccagagaggacatagtaGTCATTCTTCAGGTGGCCAATGGACCAGACAACTTGTTTATGCAGCAACGCATCATTCCAGACAACATTCCATCTGTTCCAGACGAATATCCAAGGGCCGACACAACAGAAATTGGTTCACACCAATCGTGCCGACCAGTtggccaagcatcgatcgacaaggttTCTCCTACATCGTTCGAGAGGGTAACACCAATGTCGCTCGACAAGGAACCTTCACCATCAATCGACAGACGTTACGAATTTGGACATCGCGCTTATGACatctatggagccagaaagttcagatgggaacagaaggacgaatatggtgtctacagagatgagtctggatatgcaaggagcgtagctggtgagatgatccctgttaccaaggacaacatcagaaaaattctgGAGAGAGCATCCCTATTTTAATTTCACACCTAGAAAACtggcaccagagatctacaccaaggatgagattaatgagatggtgactggtgtttatggagctcaggaaaagctaggagatgaactcaatacattggtagatgacactTATCAGCCTTTGGACAAaggttacaatgagcttttcagaagtatggcagagatgaggacagagattgagagtatgcagcaCAACCTTGAGAAAGAAGCTACGACATCACCATCGATTTACGCCAACAAAGCAACATTGATCGACGTCAAGCCATAGACATCCCAAATTCCTGCAGAACCGGAAAGTTTGGCAGAGAAAAAAgatgaatgggagatcgcatacatcaacacggggattaacgacgtatacaaccctctcaaaaacaacgtggactggttaatcacgagaattgatctgctacaacaagatttggacaccattcgcaagaaggatccacaaccagccacatcgatcgatatctgcaccatcacatcgatcgacagcaaattcgcagccatggaagataggttacaaacctacgaggatatgcacgaccgtttcacctcacctatcatgcgatacttggacaccttgtctacacagatgatgaatgtCCCGAGGGACATTGGCAAGcttaatgatcaacatgattttcaggaagaaggttcaacatcgatcgataggttccGTAGGGCCTAGCTTGATGGCAAGAAACCTACAGAACATCTTCCCTACACAACAGCagaagttgatcagatcacatcaaagctttacacagctctagacaccatggaggaatgacttgagaagcggtgtgatgacatctaGTTTCCATTCGACGTCAGACTCGGTGGACTGGATAACCAAGCAGAGTGGTTACAGAAGAAAGTCAAAGCCACTAAGAGACAACtcgcatctcaacaccagatatcagcatcgatcacCTGAAATCgctccaaatcgatcgacagtaaggCACCAGTATCGACCGATAAACACTtggtcgcatcgatcgataccacgtctacaccagacgacgagcagctgatacaaaacaaaatggagTTAATGCATGAGGAACTAAACGAGCTATCAGCATACGCCTACGACAAGATAGGATGGCATCAGTTCAGCATTGAAAACATCCTAGAAAGGCtacaaaacatctcaaatgcaatacAGAAGATGGATGAGCGATGgaccagaaatgatgaggccacaagaagtttcattgtagcttggtccagaatgtgcagagatgaggtggatgcttgtttcccaacaagtagctgtCTTTCCACCAATTAGCCACATacctccacagtcaagctaaatgactataacaaagcgctgagtgggaggcaacccactattaggtaattttaattggttttcttagttactagtatttactttcgttttcattctttcagatttattgcaagacccaagtaggatgattaccaacatatcgaccgtggacgagacgtcgacatcgatcgacctacaatcacatacgacgatcgatgcataccGATGCACTTCGATCGATTCCCATTAcggtcaggtttatcttcctaacttgttacattgagtacttatgatttatttccaccataaccccgactgtgttacactgggacagtgtaatttaagtctgagggaaggtttactgatattatttattatgattCTTATAAAAGGATTTTAATAAAgttatgcttagctatgtgaaagggactatgatcttattattgatttatacttgaatgtgtaaccactctttagcaccattctagatttactgattgcagataatactaaagatgctaaagtggatcaacctgtcaactatacatacttgccttgattgtttgaaggaaccaaagctgacctccaacattaaacctgacataatcgcttgtcttggggcttggtatacatgggatcggattcttcagacaagtctggaaggtaacgccttgtgtagattcatttatcacattttctctctctattttcgaccCAAGAGTAGTTATGatattatcaacaaaaaaaaaaatcgaaatttattacttaattaGGACTTAGGATCTAGTTAGGAGGAGtctgaacatgacttggtggctaaaaccattaaggcttgattcataaagattccaataaaagaattcgaacgggacttggaggcggcaatctccAAGGCTCGCTTaacaaagaattcttggatatatgtCAAACAGAAGTGAAcagggcttggtggcaaccaccattaagtcttgattcatggaagcctgtccaatcttggtcactgatcctgcaatggaagcagactttgactcaagagagaaattagagagagagaaattagaaaCTAACTTTACCTGCatttccagatacttgtctgaaaatccttgcatcatgtgctcgacactcccaaggtaaagcatgcacttttatatttatgctaagaaatgaagttAGTAGAGAggaatgtcagacatgatttgctgagttgtagactagttgaatttggttgctaagctaggatattgcataatgtgcttttgttattaggactttttagatgtggtttgcgaaattgtagaggtgatgatttctatgttttaaatttgtgagtccctgctgttttcaaacctctttcagagagactgcctgtttattttgcttgaggacaagcaaaagggtaagtctgggggagttgatataccatggatttgatccattttcatccatggtatataagtgttttactatctatatattatatatattctatcctattaggtatatTTTCAGGTTCAgcagtatcttggagtaaagtgatgattatggagcatttaggagcttaaaagagatttcatccgagctgaccattagaggtcgatacgatgAAGAAGTAATcgttcgatgcacatccagtgccgtcgatcgatacagaagagaagcctcgacaattgaagattatgatcgatcgatgtacatcctgtaccatcgatcgatgtcgagacgcgagatgcgcgacttggttccagctgaCTTTAAACCTAAGGCTTCactaaattacaagattacccctgacgagtttttaacctaatagttatatacttgcctaagtgttaggaggcagaGAGTTTTgagccaccattgtattcttactttcaacaagagatagagagagttttaggagagaaaatcatagagagatttgtgattggaactccattgattcatctattctattctatgcattttttatctatattttgtgtcatgaattgcttagctatgtctgagtagtttacttgttagattcagggttcaaataggttagagggattagccccaactatagatttgctgagttgtgatattcattgattgattgttcttaatgcttgttttagccttgctaactagaacatgaacctaggaatttgcatgtgtcaagcatccttgatcatcctgtcctgaatctaatatgtcatgataggactgctagagagagctaaccgctgatataggagactagtgagcattatcaacccgcgcctagggcttatctagaagctatcgatcgatattgtcttctgacaatcgatcgatattgcgaaaggtgtatagatcgatatccatataggatcatcgatcgacactttcttgtgatcaaaagacgacagttatccaagatctagttagttaaccagtgaaacattgccatcgctgatcactgtgattaaggagttgagctctaatatatcatgcatgcaactgttaggcatctataggattataatctctaacacctgaatagaaaccatgcatctaatatcttccaataaagttacacccccaatcatcttgttagtcgagcaatagacttgctcaattaggattgctatttacttttaaaccataaaacaacaaacacctagAATTAATAACTTGAGtatatttaataggttccctagctccttgtggattcgatccctaagtactgcaactgaacctcttatttgagagagtaattcactccttagggtaatttgagtggtatcagtaGCAATTGCTACCAGACCTTCCTCGTCCTCAACTATGTTACCATTTGCATCCAGTAGCTGCGTGATTTTGTTCCTTGCTCTCCTCTGCTTCGTTAAGGCATGGaagaattttgtatttttatcttCCTCTCTCAGCCAAAACACTCTACTCTTCTGTATCCAGAACATTTCTTCTGCTTTAAGAGCATCCGAGAGTTCCTTCAACGCTGCTGCAATTTCCTCAGTCATCGCATTATCGCCTGCGTATAAACCCTTGACTTTCTCCTTGAGCTCCTCCACTAGCTTCGCCGAGTTAATATTGTGTTGTTTCCTCCAGTCACTCAAGGCTTTTCGGCAGCTGGAGATATGTTCCATTATAGTCGCATTGGGGGGAAGATCAGGAGATTTTCATCCCTCCAGAATGACTTGCCTTAGTTCCTCATTGTCTAGCCATCTTCTgtcgaatttgaattttttttattttctcgtTGGCTTTATGAGTATGTCTGCAAGAATCGGGCTATGGTCTGATCCCCATAACCTCATATACTTCACAGTCGAGTGGGAAAACTTCTCATGCCAATCGGCATTTCCTAATGCTTTGTCTAAGCGACATCGAATTGTTGTTCCTCCTGCTCTCTTCCCTACCCAAGAGAGCATGTCCCCCGTGAAAGGAAACTCTAGCATCCCACAGTCGTTAAGCATCTGCTTAAAGGGGAGGAATGAACTATCAGGATGTTGTCtcccttcttctttctcattatgacatgtgatttcattaaaatctcctatcatgaaccaaggtccatttcttgttgttgagaatcgcgtaagacgttcccaaacttgATCTCGTCTCTCTAATACAGGGTCCccataaacaaacgtcatatagacttttattccatcaatgactgcttcaatgtcaatcatacggttattcgaaaataaaacattaacttgtaattcatccataaaaaataaagctaaacctcCGCTGAGTCCAACTGGCTCAAcagtaaacaaatgatcaaatcctaagttggcctgaatgttttgcaacagcAGCCTTCGGTTCTTCGTCTCAGAAAGGAACACAAGTCCTgggcgatgcttctgacacatctccgtaaggcgtcgaactgtgaggtcgttcGCAATCCCTCAACAGTTCCAACTGAGTGTCTTCATGGATGATGTCTGGAGGTTTTTTTGGACCCCTCCTAACTAGAATTGTTGGAATTCATACCGGTTTATAACGATTTATAAATCTACTTATGAATTCAGTTTGCCTAGAATCTCATGCCAATactgaaataaatctagatctTACGGTTTTGAATATACCTAGTTATTCGCAGGGGAAAGATGAATAAACCAAGTCGAGATTTCAAGCACTCCAAACGTCGTGCCTCTACCAGTATCCACACGCATACAAACTGGATCGATAAGGGATGCTAGTACCGTCGAGATCAAATCTCAAACAACTTGACAAACTCTATTGTCTCTTTGGGTTTGGTATTGGTCGGCCACGTTTTGTTTTACAATTAACAAGTCACCTTGCCaccttgtataattgatatgagAGTAACTAATTCTAATCTCATTAGAATAAAAGACTAAGCCCATTTTCATTAATTGCTTAGCCCACGTGCAACCATTGAACATTAGGTgcatatgaaaattatataatattacattcatattatatatcatatataatataaataaatgtataaaacCCCAAATATTTATGATCCAATTTGTTTAGGTGTGTGACCCTATAGGATCATATACTATTAGCAATGAATTCAcaattcataaattataagCGGTTTCTAGCAAAATATTATAACCACCTAATATTATACGATTGTCGAACCTTGACGTTACGACTTTATCAAGAGTAAGTACAAATGATTTTAGGACATTCCCAACAATCTTCCACTTGTACTATAATCATCTATTCTCATAACGATTTAATACACATAGCTGCAATATGACTCTCATACTTAGGCCATAGAAGAGGCTTGGTCAAACGTGCCTACCGCGAGAAGCGGGATATAAAAAGCGTATTGGTGTCGTAGGTTCAAGACGGTCGTGTATGTTGAGTCGGTCAGAGTCTATGGATTGATGTATGTGacaatgagtgagatcattgtattGGGTGATCgttaggttgttagaaatgtAGAGAACTGTGAATGATTGGTAATGATGTTGTTAGGAAATGTTAGGTTGCATTTATTGACtgtagtggctagtcagccctagttcccgcatagagtagtatagagagtcttgcgggcaggctggtctaTAGTCATTTCACTGAATAACTTGTTGCTCATTTCCTCCCTTTCCATTTCCCTGTGCGCAAGAttgtaagtagaagtatatgaatatgggtgtgacggtatttcaaagaaggttatgcgtcCGTCGACTCTTGGGACTagtaacgggacacgtagggttgtctaaatgagtaaACACGTGTCGATAACCCCCTTTTCGGTAACCCTGTCGGATCCCGGGAAATCGGGGCGTTgaataaatggaaagaaaagaagGGTGTTGAATAAATCAACCATGGTATATAGTCTAATGATTATCTTACAAATTAATCCCTTAATGTATTACACCGCAATGATGTACAAGAAAATGGCGGTTGTTTCGACCAATCAGTTCAGACAATTTGGTGGAGCCATCTTGCCAGAGGCAGAACCTTCAATGTTCTCACATAACGCCGTTGCGGGCCCGCCGTTTCCACTGTACGATAAGTTTACGTCAATTAATTGAACATTCTTGCAAGGAAAGAGTTTGCTACATTGAAATTTCACAGCTTCTTTGTTCATCGATGATCCCCAAATGTTATTTAACGTCACGTTTTGGATCTGAACATGAGAATCTCCCTGAGAAAAATGTCATAATGCAACCTGTTAAATCAAATTAGAGTccttaaacaaaaattaagaaatatagAATCTTGTTTCTCCCATAGTCATTAAGTTACCTTTTTTTTGCATGGCGGGTAAGGGCAATACTGCTGGTCGATGTTTATAGGGCTTTGAACATCGATCATTTGTATATTCTCATATAGGAAGTTGGATATTGCAATCTCTGTAGCCGAAGATTCCCATGTCTTGATCCTAATACCGTCACTAGTGCCAGTAAAGACCGTATTTCTAACCGTTAAGCCCTCAACATTCTTCTCGTCCTTGTTCTTTCCCAAGCTTCCAACACTGATCCCATGTCCAGGACCACAAGTGACGTTATAGATAAATAAGTTTGTATTTCCAGAGAGGATAGCGATACAATCGTCCCCTGTGCCAATGTGAGTGTTCGAGATATTAATATTGCTTGAAAAGCCTACTTTGATCCCGTCAGTGTTGGGGCTATCGCCGGGAGCTGTTATGTTGACACCGGCGATGGTGAAATTATCAACGAAGTAAAAATTGAAGTGTCCTGCTTTACTGTTTAGTGATGTTATCCCTTCGATCCTTGAATTGTTCACGAAATCAAATCCCATGCTCTGCAAAATGTATTGAAAGATTTTAAGCTCAGAACTTGTCCTGAAATAAGACTCCGGATGAATTAGCGGCTTTGTTACAGAATCCCCTCAAACAGTTTCCATTTATATAATAGTGCCAGACTTAGCCCTgggcattttaacctggacccgaagacccgaaccggaaccgacccaaaaatatCCGACCCGGAATcgaaccgaaaatttacaagcaccttttgggtctaaatttttttttacccgaaagaaccggaacGGAAatagaaccgacccgaatagacttggacccgaaaagaaccgacccgaatagatctGACCtgataagaaccgatttgtacccgacttaaaaacatgtacatctaaaactatgatgtttttgtgttctattttatatatattattttatgatttagttgaaatatcttttgttaacaatgtttgttattattttttaacatttattaagtaatataaagctttaaaatgtaatatttagagttttaaaattttttattttaattattaatagtttcaattaagttttttttgtaaaattttagatatatatgacaaatattcaactaaagttgatggaattggatatatcatgtccttttcagatcctaaatatccgaacccgacccggacccgaaaaattacgggtattttatgggtattttaattatagac includes:
- the LOC111201742 gene encoding exopolygalacturonase-like; protein product: MASINTAFKALCLSLLFVTVSSSSATEPKVFDVQSYGAKGDGTADNANAFTNAWRDACAWKGRSKVYVPKGAFYLGGVTFAGPCNCQTYFVIDGVLLAPTNNDDIKKETWVNFAYINYLTISGSGTIDGQGKESWPFNNCNKNDNCPRLAVSMGFDFVNNSRIEGITSLNSKAGHFNFYFVDNFTIAGVNITAPGDSPNTDGIKVGFSSNINISNTHIGTGDDCIAILSGNTNLFIYNVTCGPGHGISVGSLGKNKDEKNVEGLTVRNTVFTGTSDGIRIKTWESSATEIAISNFLYENIQMIDVQSPINIDQQYCPYPPCKKKGDSHVQIQNVTLNNIWGSSMNKEAVKFQCSKLFPCKNVQLIDVNLSYSGNGGPATALCENIEGSASGKMAPPNCLN